In Risungbinella massiliensis, the genomic stretch TGAGAGGACGAACCTTGCTCAGGAAACCTTAGGCTTACGGTGGAGGGGATTCTCACCCCTCTTTTCGCTACTCATACCGGCATTCTCACTTCCTAACGCTCCACCACATCTCACGATGCAGCTTCGCTGCATTAGGAACGCTCCCCTACCATGACAATGTCATCCACAGCTTCGGTAAATGGTTTAGCCCCGTTACATTTTCGGCGCAGAGTCACTTGACCAGTGAGCTATTACGCACTCTTTGAATGGTGGCTGCTTCTAAGCCAACATCCTGGTTGTCTGAGCAACTCCACATCCTTTTCCACTGAACCATTATTTAGGGACCTTAGCTGGTGGTCTGGGCTGTTTCCCTCTTGACTACGGATCTTAGCACTCGCAGTCTGACTCCTAGAGATAAGTCGATGGCATTCGGAGTTTGACTGAGTTCGGTAACCCGGGAAGGGCCCCTAGCCCAATCAGTGCTCTACCTCCATGACTCTTACTCTAAGGCTAGCCCTAAAGCTATTTCGGGGAGAACCAGCTATCTCCAAGTTCGATTGGAATTTCTCCGCTACCCACAGCTCATCCTATGATTTTTCAACATCAACAGGTTCGGACCTCCATTGCGTGTTACCGCAACTTCATCCTGGCCATGGGTAGATCACTTGGTTTCGGGTCAACGACTACGTACTGCACGCCCTATTCAGACTCGCTTTCGCTGCGGCTCCAGCTTCTCGCCTTAACCTTGCACGCAACCGTTACTCGCCGGTTCATTCTACAAAAGGCACGCCGTCACGGGTCAAGCCCGCTCCGACTGATTGTAAGCACACGGTTTCAGGATCTATTTCACTCCCCTCTCGGGGTGCTTTTCACCTTTCCCTCACGGTACTGGTTCACTATCGGTCGCCAGGTAGTATTTAGCCTTGGGAGGTGGTCCTCCCGGATTCCGACGGGGTTTCACGTGTCCCGCCGTACTCAGGGTCCGTCTCGGAGGGAAGCAAGTTTTCCATACAGGGCTGTTACCTGCTATGGCGGGGCTTTCCAGAACCACTTCTGGTACCTGCTTCCTTGATAACTCCTAGTGAGACGCCCTACAACCCCAAATATCAAAGATGTTTGGTTTGGGCTAATCCCGTTTCGCTCGCCGCTACTCAGGGAATCGCGTTTGCTTTCTCTTCCTCGGGGTACTTAGATGTTTCAGTTCCCCCGGTCTGCCTCTTACCACCCTATGGATTCAGGTGGCAGTACTTGCTCTTCAAGCAAGTGGGTTGCCCCATTCGGAAATCTCCGGATCAAAGCTCACTTACAGCTCCCCGAAGCATATCGGTGTTCGTCCCGTCCTTCATCGGCTCCTGGCGCCAAGGCATCCACCGTGTGCCCTTAGTAGCTTTACCTCGGTCATTACTTTTCGGTGATTGCAACAAAACGTAAAAGACTTCCACGATATTTGATGTCGTAGGAAAACTTTATTACGTTTTCTTACTTGGCTTTCTGTATCTAATTTTCAAGGTGCGCTTTATTTGGTGTCGCTCGCGGCGACAAGAAATAATATACCACGAACAAGGAGGCAAAGCAATACTTTTTTCGAATGGATTTTGTTGGTAATAGAAATCACCAAACATCTGATGTGAATATATCTTATGTCCTAAGAATAAGCAAATATAAAGCAATTAACTGGTTAAGTAAATTTTTCCAAGATTCTTATCTATTTTAGAAAAAGTACCGCTGGACACTTACAAGCACCACCACAATAAGGGCAACCATAGTTATTTAAAAGACTATCTTCATACCAGAAAAATTCTTTGATCATTATTTCTTTAAATCCATTATTCACAAGAATTCTTTCAATACAATAATCAACTGGTTTCTTCCATGCTAACGCAAAGATCCTCCTGTTTTGTAGCCTCGATATAATACTTTTTACTAACTTGTCAGCAATACCCTTATTTCTATATCCTTTATCTACAACAATTTGCTTGAAAATAGATAACTCCTTATCAAATGGCAATTTAGATATCATGTCATGATGATTTAATAATTCTTCTTCGATTTTTTCTATTTGAAGAGCTAATGCAAATCCCACTACTTTTCCATCTACTTCACAAACTAGTGCCGAATTATTACCTATATGTCGCTCTAGACTTTCCTTTTTAGCTAAACCGAATGATAAATATTGATTTAGCAGTATCACTGAATCTGTAATATCTTTCTTTGAAAGAATTCTAAAAATCATAAAATCACCACCTTAGTTTTTTATCATAAATAGGACATTAGATTTAGACTTTGCTTTAGAGATACATCCTTCTATTATCCTATTTTTGTGTATTTTCCAAGATTATAAATCTTCATTCAAAGTATGTATAAAAAAACCCTCTGCTAATAGCAGAGGGTTGTCATATTCTCTGAAAACGAAAGGTGAGAGTAACATAGCCGGGTAAGACATTCGAATTTGTATCATGAAAGATACTCCATAGAAAGGAGGTGATCCATCCCCACCTTCCGGTAGGGATACCTTGTTACGACTTCACCCCAATCATCTACCCCACCTTCGGCGGCTGAGTCCGTAAGGTTCTCTCACCGACTTCGGGTGTGACAAACTCTCGTGGTGTGACGGGCGGTGTGTACAAGGCCCGGGAACGGATTCACCGCGGCATGCTGATCCGCGATTACTAGCGATTCCAGCTTCACGTAGGCGAGTTGCAGCCTACGATCCGAACTGAGACCAGCTTTATGAGATTAGCTCCCCCTCGCGGGTTCGCAACCCTTTGTACTGGCCATTGTAGCACGTGTGTAGCCCAAGACATAAGGGGCATGATGATTTGACGTCATCCCCACCTTCCTCCGGCTTTCACCGGCTGTCTCGTTAGAGTGCCCAACTAAATGCTGGCAACTAACGATAAGGGTTGCGCTCGTTGCGGGACTGAACCCAACATCTCACGACACGAGCTGACGACAACCATGCACCACCTGTCACCGTTGCCCCGAAGGGAAGGGGTATCTCTACCCCGGTCAACGGGATGTCAAGCCTTGGTAAGGTTCTTCGCGTTGCTTCGAATTAAACCACATGCTCCACCGCTTGTGCGGGCCCCCGTCAATTCCTTTGAGTTTCAGCCTTGCGGCCGTACTCCCCAGGCGGAGTGCTTAATGCGTTAGCTGCGGCACTGAGGGCGGGAAAGCCCCCAACACCTAGCACTCATCGTTTACGGCGTGGACTACCAGGGTATCTAATCCTGTTTGCTCCCCACGCTTTCGCGCCTCAGCGTCAGTTACAGCCCAGAAAGTCGCCTTCGCCACTGGTGTTCCTCCCGATCTCTACGCATTCCACCGCTACACCGGGAATTCCACTTTCCTCTGCTGCACTCAAGCGCTCCAGTTTTGGAGGCGAACAATGGTTGAGCCATTGCCTTTAACCCCCAACTTAAAGCGCCGCCTGCGCGCGCTTTACGCCCAATAATTCCGGACAACGCTTGCCCCCTACGTATTACCGCGGCTGCTGGCACGTAGTTAGCCGGGGCTTTCTCCTTAGGTACCGTCAGAACTTCTTCCCTAAGAACAGAGTTTTACAACCCGAAGGCCGTCATCACTCACGCGGCGTTGCTCCGTCAGGCTTTCGCCCATTGCGGAAAATTCCCTACTGCTGCCTCCCGTAGGAGTCTGGGCCGTGTCTCAGTCCCAGTGTGGCCGGTCACCCTCTCAGGTCGGCTATGCATCGTCGCCTTGGTAGGCCATTACCCCACCAACAAGCTAATGCACCGCGGGCCCATCCTCAAGCGAAAAACTTTTACATTGCTCTCATGCAAGAGCAATGATTATCTGGTATTAGCACCGGTTTCCCGGAGTTATCCCAGGCTTGAGGGCAGGTTGCCCACGTGTTACTCACCCGTTCGCCGCTAGGTTCCCGAAGGAACCCCGCTCGACTTGCATGTATTAGGCACGCCGCCAGCGTTCGTCCTGAGCCAGGATCAAACTCTCCGATAAAGTTGAGTTTGAAAGCTCAATAGTAAATCATCTGGCTAAATGTGATACATCTCACTCTTTCGTTTTCAAAGAACATCATTGCTTTTTTGTTTGTGCCGCTCGTGGCGACAAAAAATAATATATCATACACAAATCTACTCGTCAACACATATTTTTATTATTTCCCTTCTATATATTAACTCCTGATGATTGTTATCTAAAAAAATATGATATTTTATAATCTAAATGAAAAAATCCACTCCTTATTAAATTTGAGTGGATTACTTGCAAAAAGTTATTCATTCGGATGTATTATTGCTAAAACTTGATGGTCTTCCCATTTGCCATTTATTTTAACACTACTCTTAGAAATCCCTTCTTTTTCAAAACCTGCCTTTTCTAAAACTCTAATCAAACCGATGTTATGTAGCATAACACCAACTTCAATTCTATTTGACACTCCACACGGCTGAAGCCGTGGGATTCTTGAATCGTTAGCGTCCGCAATCCGTTTCCGTTTTGGACAACGCTCAAGTTCAAGGGTGTGCCATCACCCCATCCCATACAGTTAGAATGTACCCGTATGGGCGGCATACCTGTCACCAGTACGCTAGGCTGCTAAACCTGAAATAGCTTTCGCTATATTGATTGCTCCATTGAGATCCGCATGGCAGGTGTACCCACATTCTTTACACCGAAACAGGAGACCGTTTCGGTTTGCTTTGGCTTGGTGTCCATTTTTGCAAGTTTGGCTGGTGTATTTTGGGTTCACTAATTCAAAACGAATGCCAACCATCTCCGCTTTGTACTTGATGAATTCTTTAAACTGATAGAATGACCAAGAATGAGGATTTCTTCCTGGATCGCTTCTCTTTGACTTAGCCGTATTGCGAATGTCCGTCAAGTCTTCCATGCGAATCACTCCAACACCGTTGGCGATAGCAAAGTGGACAATTTGACGACTGATCTTGTGGTTTTGATCTTTCATCCAGCGAGATTCTTTGTCTTTGGATTTTTTAATGGCTTGTAGCTTCTTAGCCTTGCCTAGTTTTCTTCTATTCGCTGAGAATCTTCTACGAGTATAGGCAACTGGAGAACCTTTGAAAAAGAGAG encodes the following:
- a CDS encoding GNAT family N-acetyltransferase encodes the protein MIFRILSKKDITDSVILLNQYLSFGLAKKESLERHIGNNSALVCEVDGKVVGFALALQIEKIEEELLNHHDMISKLPFDKELSIFKQIVVDKGYRNKGIADKLVKSIISRLQNRRIFALAWKKPVDYCIERILVNNGFKEIMIKEFFWYEDSLLNNYGCPYCGGACKCPAVLFLK